The Stigmatella erecta DNA window CAGGACTGGATGTGCGGCCACTGGCGCGCCTCCTCGCGGGTGCCGAACGTGGGGTCCTTCGCGAAGCTGGTGTACCGGTGCAGGCACAGGTAGTTGCCCCGGCCCTTGAGGTACGCGGCCTCGAACTCCAGCCCCATCTGCTCCTTCAGGAGCGGCAGGTCCTTGAAGAAGATCTGCTCCTGCAAGGTTTTCGTCGCCGTGGACACCACCACCCGCCGCCCGGAGAGCAGCGCGGGGACCAGGTAGGCGAGCGTCTTGCCCGTGCCTGTGCCCGCCTCGGCCAGGAGGTAGCTGCGGTCGGAGAAGGCGCGCTCCACGGCGCGCGCCATCTGGAGCTGCTCGGGGCGGTGCTCATAGGCGGACAGCGCCGCCTGGAGCGCCCCTCCAGGACCGAGCAGGGCATCGACGTTGGACGTGCGGACAAGGGAGAGCGCCATGCGGGAGCGGGAGAATAACAGCCCGCCGCCGCCAGGTCCGGTGTGCGCACCCGCCTCCGGGGCCTCCGGGCCCCGCCTGACCGGACGGACACCAGGCAGGGCCCCTCTGGGGCAGGGAGTTCACTGCGAGGGGGGGTGCTTCTGGAGCTTGCGCTGGAGCGAGCGCCGGTGGAGCCCCAGCCGGCGCGCCGCCTCGGAGATGTTGCCCTCGCAATCGGCCAGCACGCGCTGGATGTGCTCCCACTCGGCGCGGGCCAGGGAGGGCGCCTGGAAGGCCTCCGCCACCGGGGGGCTGGGCTCGCCCAGGCCCCGGGCGAGGGCCGCCAGCAGGTCATCCACGTCGGCGGGCTTGGGAATGTAGTTGAGCGCGCCCAGCCGCACCGCCTCCACGGCGGTGGCGATGCTGCCGTAGCCGGTAAGGACGATGATGCGCGTGGAGGCATCCAGCGCCCTCAGCTCGCGCACCAGCTCCAGCCCGCCCCGC harbors:
- a CDS encoding response regulator transcription factor, whose protein sequence is MASPRPSDAPSLLLVDDDGVFRERLARAFRERGFEVATAGSVEEGLAAAQQESPELAVVDLRMPGRGGLELVRELRALDASTRIIVLTGYGSIATAVEAVRLGALNYIPKPADVDDLLAALARGLGEPSPPVAEAFQAPSLARAEWEHIQRVLADCEGNISEAARRLGLHRRSLQRKLQKHPPSQ